Proteins encoded together in one Orrella marina window:
- the minE gene encoding cell division topological specificity factor MinE, translating to MSFLSFLLGQKKTSASVAKERLQIILAHERSDGDTLAPDYLPQLQKELMDVISKYVKVNVDDIKVNVERQGSLEVLEVKIEMQQPDKP from the coding sequence ATGTCTTTTCTGTCCTTTCTTCTTGGCCAGAAGAAGACTTCAGCCAGTGTCGCCAAGGAACGACTGCAGATCATCCTCGCTCATGAGCGCAGTGATGGTGATACATTAGCCCCGGATTACTTGCCGCAACTCCAGAAAGAATTGATGGACGTCATCTCAAAATACGTCAAGGTCAACGTAGATGACATCAAGGTCAACGTTGAGCGACAAGGTTCTCTGGAGGTTCTTGAGGTCAAAATTGAAATGCAGCAGCCGG
- the minC gene encoding septum site-determining protein MinC → MTDSTPSLEFKSATLYAIRAVIRDSDLSRVIAELNQRMQEAGSFFMGESVVIDASGLDEPIHWEPLLEAFSSHKLPVIGIVASETVAAAAQEFGLTRVELSASTQRTTTTPQPASSVAEPVQVATPVPKANAARPEAVTTSAEPLQPVPTQVIQGPLRSGQRVYARDTDLIVMGVVSQGAEVIADGNIHIYGPLRGKAMAGARGDIHARIFTTALDAELVAVAGVYRVIEGPLGTEIRRKPAMVYLQEQTLRMEPLRD, encoded by the coding sequence ATGACTGACTCAACTCCTTCACTTGAATTCAAAAGCGCAACCCTTTACGCCATTCGCGCGGTCATTCGTGACAGCGATCTTTCCAGGGTGATAGCCGAGCTGAACCAGCGCATGCAGGAAGCAGGAAGCTTCTTCATGGGTGAATCGGTGGTGATCGATGCGTCTGGCCTCGACGAACCCATTCATTGGGAGCCCTTGCTCGAGGCTTTCTCTTCGCACAAGCTTCCCGTGATCGGGATCGTTGCCAGCGAGACGGTGGCAGCTGCGGCCCAGGAGTTCGGCCTGACACGAGTCGAGCTATCAGCCAGCACACAGAGAACCACCACAACGCCACAGCCTGCCTCCTCAGTTGCCGAGCCCGTCCAGGTCGCAACGCCAGTACCTAAAGCCAACGCCGCCCGGCCCGAGGCGGTCACGACATCCGCCGAACCATTACAGCCCGTACCGACGCAGGTGATTCAGGGGCCGCTAAGGTCAGGACAGCGGGTGTACGCCCGCGACACCGACCTGATCGTCATGGGTGTGGTCAGCCAGGGGGCAGAAGTGATTGCTGACGGCAATATTCACATTTATGGTCCACTGCGGGGCAAGGCCATGGCCGGCGCCCGGGGGGATATTCATGCACGGATTTTCACGACTGCGCTGGATGCCGAGCTCGTAGCTGTGGCAGGCGTTTATCGCGTCATCGAAGGCCCGCTTGGTACCGAGATTCGGCGCAAACCTGCAATGGTCTACCTTCAGGAGCAAACCCTCAGGATGGAGCCACTTCGGGACTAA
- the minD gene encoding septum site-determining protein MinD: protein MTRIVVVTSGKGGVGKTTTSASFSSGLAMRGFKTAVVDFDVGLRNLDLIMGCERRVVYDFVNVIQGEATLNQALIKDKHLENLYILPASQTRDKDALSTEGVEKVLNDLKEMGFDYIVCDSPAGIETGALLAAYFADDALVVTNPEVSSVRDSDRVLGILSSKSRRAVKGEEPIKEFLLLTRYNPKRVEGGEMLSLQDIEDILRIKLIGVVPESEAVLQASNQGMPSIHLKGSDVSEAYQDVVARYLGEEKPLRFTEYVKPSLFKRLLGGK from the coding sequence ATGACTCGAATTGTGGTGGTGACTTCAGGCAAAGGAGGCGTTGGCAAGACAACGACCAGCGCCAGTTTTTCGTCGGGCCTGGCCATGCGAGGATTCAAGACCGCGGTCGTCGACTTTGATGTCGGCCTGCGTAATCTGGATCTGATCATGGGGTGTGAGCGGCGCGTGGTCTACGACTTTGTGAACGTCATCCAGGGCGAAGCGACTCTGAATCAGGCACTGATCAAGGACAAACACCTTGAGAACCTGTACATCCTGCCAGCATCCCAGACTCGGGACAAAGATGCCTTGTCTACAGAAGGTGTCGAGAAAGTCCTGAATGACCTCAAGGAAATGGGCTTCGACTACATCGTTTGCGACTCGCCGGCTGGTATTGAAACCGGTGCACTCCTGGCCGCCTACTTTGCTGATGATGCACTGGTTGTGACCAATCCGGAAGTATCCTCCGTACGTGACTCGGATCGAGTGCTGGGTATTCTTTCGTCAAAGTCCCGGCGCGCAGTCAAGGGCGAGGAGCCTATTAAGGAATTTTTGTTGCTGACTCGTTATAACCCAAAACGGGTCGAGGGTGGCGAGATGCTATCTCTACAGGACATTGAAGACATTCTTCGCATCAAGCTGATCGGTGTCGTTCCGGAATCAGAGGCCGTACTACAGGCCTCCAACCAGGGCATGCCGTCTATTCACCTGAAAGGCTCTGACGTCTCGGAAGCCTATCAGGATGTTGTGGCCCGCTATCTGGGCGAAGAAAAACCCCTGCGCTTTACGGAGTACGTCAAGCCCAGTCTGTTCAAGCGTCTGCTAGGAGGCAAGTGA